From Staphylococcus delphini, one genomic window encodes:
- the metX gene encoding homoserine O-acetyltransferase MetX, with protein MVNYRVDTLVLGAFTTESGETIENLKLRYEYVGYPGQPLVVVCHALTGNHLTYGTEDNPGWWREIIDGGYMPVHDYQFLTFNVIGSPFGSSSRLTDPNFPQKLTMRDIVRALEKGIEALGHQTIDILIGGSLGGMQVMELLYNQKFEVKKAVILAATEKTSSYSRAFNEIARQAIHLAGEEGLSIARQLGFLTYRSSKSYDARFTPDEVVLYQKHQGDKFKEQFDLQCYLTLLDVLDSHDIHHGRDDVANVFQSLDTKVLTLGFTDDLLYPDDQVAALGCYFKYHRHFFVPDNVGHDGFLLNFNDWAPYLYHFLKVSRFRR; from the coding sequence ATGGTGAATTATCGTGTGGACACATTAGTATTAGGTGCATTTACGACAGAATCAGGTGAAACGATTGAAAATTTGAAACTTCGGTATGAATATGTAGGTTATCCTGGTCAGCCACTCGTCGTCGTATGTCATGCGTTGACAGGCAACCATCTCACTTATGGTACAGAAGACAATCCAGGGTGGTGGCGAGAAATTATTGACGGGGGGTATATGCCAGTTCACGATTACCAGTTTCTGACATTTAACGTGATTGGCAGTCCATTTGGGTCGAGTTCTCGTTTAACAGATCCAAACTTTCCACAAAAGCTCACTATGCGAGATATTGTGCGTGCGCTCGAAAAAGGCATTGAAGCACTCGGTCATCAAACAATCGACATTCTCATCGGCGGTTCTTTAGGTGGCATGCAAGTGATGGAGCTCCTCTACAATCAAAAATTTGAAGTGAAAAAGGCGGTCATTTTAGCAGCTACTGAAAAGACGTCTTCTTATAGTAGGGCGTTTAATGAAATAGCGAGACAAGCCATTCATTTAGCAGGAGAAGAAGGGTTAAGTATCGCGCGACAACTCGGCTTTTTAACGTACCGGTCCTCTAAAAGTTATGACGCCCGCTTCACACCTGATGAAGTCGTGTTATATCAAAAGCATCAAGGTGATAAATTTAAAGAACAGTTTGATTTACAATGTTATTTAACACTTCTCGATGTGTTAGACAGTCATGACATTCACCATGGTAGAGATGATGTCGCAAACGTATTCCAATCATTAGACACGAAAGTACTCACGCTCGGCTTTACAGATGACTTGTTGTATCCAGATGACCAAGTCGCTGCGTTAGGCTGTTATTTCAAATATCATCGCCATTTCTTTGTGCCTGATAATGTAGGGCATGATGGCTTTTTATTGAATTTTAATGATTGGGCGCCGTACCTTTATCATTTC